In the Candidatus Electrothrix sp. GW3-4 genome, one interval contains:
- a CDS encoding GNAT family protein — MPNKNNVKIRLIPLEKQHIDDAYVSWFDNSDGHLDYFTGSGRTFTREVILNDFEKGKESGGWFYYLIQDCDGQSIGNIKIGPIDHRNKTSDLVCLIGNRNFLGKGIAVKAISIANEIAFKKYDISRLHSGIYASNIPSIKAYTKAGWFVEATLKGYYWKDGKPEDRICIACLNPKYFPEANGINNHEKLGSDE, encoded by the coding sequence ATGCCAAATAAAAACAATGTAAAAATCAGATTAATCCCTCTCGAAAAACAGCATATTGATGACGCTTATGTTTCCTGGTTTGATAATTCCGATGGACATTTAGATTATTTTACAGGCAGTGGAAGAACGTTCACACGAGAAGTGATTTTAAATGATTTTGAAAAGGGTAAAGAATCAGGAGGTTGGTTTTATTACCTTATCCAAGATTGTGATGGGCAGTCCATCGGTAATATCAAGATTGGCCCTATTGATCATCGCAACAAAACGTCAGACCTTGTTTGTCTGATCGGAAATCGAAATTTTTTAGGGAAAGGCATTGCTGTCAAAGCCATATCCATCGCAAATGAAATTGCCTTTAAAAAATATGATATCAGCCGCTTGCATAGTGGTATCTATGCAAGCAATATCCCTTCAATAAAAGCCTATACCAAGGCAGGATGGTTTGTTGAGGCGACGTTGAAGGGCTACTATTGGAAAGATGGGAAGCCGGAAGATCGCATTTGTATAGCGTGTCTGAATCCAAAATATTTTCCCGAAGCTAATGGCATCAACAATCACGAAAAATTAGGAAGTGATGAATGA
- a CDS encoding IS3 family transposase (programmed frameshift): MSRKRRVHSAAFKGKVALEALKELKPINVLASQYEIQPNQISTWKKQLKEGVTEIFSKKRGRAKEDSSKAEKRLYEEIGRLKMELDWLKKKVCESFSDPLDLIDSQHKSISIQKQCELLGISRSRYYYKPAVESELNLKLMRIIDEIYTDCPFYGSRRMVIELERRSFHVNRKRVQRLMRLMGIEAIYPKPKLTQRNSEHKVYPYLLRNILIDRPNQVWSTDITYIPMQDGFMYLTAIIDWYSRYILSWRISNTMDNDFCLEALDEALTQGLPDIFNTDQGVQFTSRQFTQRLTDVDVQISMDGKGRALDNIFVERLWRTVKHENIYLKDYQNGSELHHGLEEYFSFYNTRRPHQSLGYRFPEDIHYS, from the exons ATGTCACGAAAAAGAAGAGTTCACTCAGCAGCATTCAAAGGAAAAGTTGCCCTTGAAGCATTGAAAGAATTGAAGCCAATCAATGTATTAGCCTCCCAGTACGAGATTCAACCAAACCAGATAAGCACCTGGAAAAAGCAGCTCAAAGAAGGAGTGACCGAAATATTCAGCAAAAAGCGCGGTAGAGCCAAAGAGGACTCCAGTAAAGCTGAAAAACGCTTATACGAGGAAATCGGTCGCCTGAAAATGGAGCTGGACTGGCTGAAAAAAAAAGTCTG TGAGTCCTTTTCGGATCCCCTTGATTTAATTGACTCTCAGCACAAGTCGATTAGCATCCAGAAGCAATGTGAGCTACTCGGCATCAGCCGATCCCGCTACTACTACAAGCCTGCGGTTGAAAGCGAGCTGAACCTCAAATTGATGCGAATTATCGACGAGATCTACACGGACTGCCCTTTTTACGGAAGCAGACGGATGGTCATTGAGCTGGAACGACGTTCTTTTCACGTAAACAGAAAACGGGTTCAACGGTTAATGCGCCTCATGGGGATTGAGGCAATTTATCCTAAGCCGAAGCTAACGCAACGGAATAGTGAACATAAGGTCTATCCTTACCTCTTGAGGAACATCTTGATTGATCGTCCCAATCAGGTCTGGAGCACCGATATCACGTATATTCCGATGCAGGACGGTTTCATGTACCTGACGGCAATTATTGACTGGTACAGCCGCTACATCCTGAGCTGGCGCATATCCAATACGATGGATAATGACTTTTGCCTTGAGGCTCTTGACGAAGCGTTAACTCAAGGATTACCCGACATTTTCAACACAGATCAGGGGGTGCAGTTTACGAGCAGGCAGTTTACACAACGCCTGACAGATGTTGATGTGCAAATCAGCATGGACGGCAAGGGACGGGCGCTGGATAATATTTTTGTTGAGCGTCTTTGGCGGACGGTAAAGCATGAAAATATCTATCTGAAAGACTACCAAAACGGCAGTGAGTTACACCACGGTCTGGAAGAATATTTTTCTTTTTATAATACTCGGCGGCCTCATCAGTCTTTGGGGTACAGGTTCCCTGAAGATATTCATTATTCCTGA
- the pseI gene encoding pseudaminic acid synthase has protein sequence MITIGNRKIGHTEKPFIIAEMSGNHNQSLDRALEIVEAAAKAGAHGLKIQTYTPDTMTLDLNEGEFHISDPDSLWAGKSLYELYGEAYTPWEWHSPIFDRARELGIIPFSTPFDETAVDFLENLDVPCYKIASFENTDLPLIRRVAATGKPLIISTGMATIAELDETVRAAREAGCNDLVLLKCTSTYPATADNTNILTIPHMRELFDCEVGLSDHTMGVGVSVASIALGATVIEKHFTLNRADGGVDSTFSLEPAEMAQLVTETERAWQSLGKITYGTTQSEEKSRMFRRSLYITKDLKAGDVLTKDNIRTIRPGHGLPPKCLELILGKQICRDVKRGTPLLWDCI, from the coding sequence ATGATCACAATAGGTAACCGCAAAATAGGCCACACCGAAAAGCCTTTCATCATCGCTGAAATGTCCGGCAACCACAATCAATCCCTTGACCGGGCACTTGAAATTGTAGAGGCTGCCGCCAAAGCTGGGGCTCACGGGCTGAAAATCCAGACATACACGCCGGATACCATGACGCTGGATTTGAATGAGGGGGAGTTTCACATCAGCGATCCTGACAGCTTGTGGGCAGGGAAATCCTTATATGAACTGTATGGCGAGGCATATACTCCCTGGGAATGGCACAGCCCCATTTTCGACCGTGCTCGGGAACTGGGGATCATTCCATTCAGCACACCGTTTGATGAAACTGCTGTTGATTTTCTGGAAAATTTGGATGTGCCGTGCTACAAAATCGCCTCGTTTGAAAACACAGATCTGCCGCTAATCCGGCGAGTTGCCGCAACCGGCAAACCATTGATCATTTCCACGGGCATGGCCACCATTGCTGAACTTGATGAAACGGTCCGCGCCGCCCGCGAGGCTGGCTGCAACGACTTGGTTTTGCTCAAATGCACTAGCACCTATCCGGCCACTGCCGACAATACCAACATTCTGACCATCCCCCATATGCGGGAACTGTTCGACTGTGAAGTGGGGTTGTCCGATCATACTATGGGTGTCGGGGTGTCCGTGGCAAGCATTGCCTTGGGTGCTACTGTCATAGAAAAACACTTTACCCTCAACCGGGCTGATGGCGGAGTGGACAGTACCTTTTCACTGGAACCCGCAGAGATGGCGCAGTTGGTGACTGAAACCGAACGAGCTTGGCAGTCGCTGGGAAAGATAACCTATGGCACCACACAGTCTGAAGAAAAATCACGGATGTTTCGCCGCTCTCTCTACATCACAAAGGACTTGAAGGCAGGGGATGTGTTGACCAAAGATAATATCCGGACCATCCGGCCAGGGCATGGTTTGCCACCTAAGTGTCTGGAGTTGATTCTGGGCAAGCAAATTTGTCGGGATGTCAAACGGGGTACTCCGCTTCTCTGGGATTGTATTTGA